The window CATATCGTTCATCCCGCACCAGTTCCCACATCACCACGGTAGCGGAATAGGGCCGGTAGGCATCAAACACCTTCAGGGAATAACCCTTTTCCATTAATGAGGACTGGATTTTTGCCAAAGCCCTTGCTGCTGGTAAACGGAGATAGCTGGTAGCAGGCTTGCCGGGGTATAATTTCTTCCCGGTAAAATTATTTTCAGTAGCATAGCGGAGGTCGAATGGCAAGCCGGGTATGGCTTTTGCAAGATTGACCATCAGGTGGTTACTGTCGGCCCTCGCAACTTCCCGGTATTTTTTTGCATCTTTCCATACCGGGACACCATAAGCAGAAACGGATTGGCCAATGACAGGGGTGGATAAAAAGAGTATGGCCAATAGGGACAATTGATAGCGAATAATTATATTGTACATGTGTGGTCGTTTCCGTCATGGAAAATAATGATTCTGTGTTGCCCATTGATGAAAATAAATTTTGACAGTTTGAAAAAATGCCTGCCTGCCTTGTTGATCGTTTCGGGACTTGCGTTCCTGTTTGCCTGTGGCAACCCCTCAGGTTCCCAGCCTCCTGAAGAAGTGGTGATCGTAAAGGAACCTGAGCAGGCAGAGGCCAAAGCGCATGAACAGATCAGGGACCTGGTCAGTTACCTCGATGAAGAAAAGGGTAAATTGAATGATTCTGTGCGGCTGCCCAATTATGCCTTGTTGTCGACCATTTATGAAGAGAATAATTACCAGCCTTTATGGAGTGAGGGGGACCGGTGGAAGCCATCAGGGGATTCCCTTTTTTTCATGATCAGCAAGGCGAAACTTTTCGGGTTATTCCCTTCTGATTACCATTTACCCGCCTTGCTTGCTATCCGGAACAAGATCGTTACGGATACCCTTGCCCGTAAGAATATCGCCCTTTGGTGCAGGGCCGACCTTCTGTTGAGTGATGGCTTTCTCCAGATGGCCCGCCACCTGAAACAGGGACATCTCCAACGCGATAGCGTGACCTTGCGCAATGATTCACTCATCAATGATGATTTCTACCTGCAGCAACTGCGATCTTCCCTGTCATCGGGTAATATCGTTGGTGTTTTGGAATCCCTTGAACCGGTACACCCGGATTACAAGGCCATAAGGGCCGCATTGCCGGCTTTCCTCGATTCGGTGAAATTCAGGGAGTATACCTATATACAGTACCCGAACAAGGACTCCATAGCACTTGTGCAACAGGTGGCCCAAAGATTACAGGAATCCGGTTTGTTGAATCCTTCATGGGAGATCAGCGACAGTACCACTTTCTTCAATGCAGTAAGGTCATACCAGAAATCCAAAGGCATCCGGACCACCGGTCGGGTAGGGGACCAGACCGTTAAGAGCCTCAATTCCACCGATTGGGACAAGTTCCGCAGAATCGCGGTTAACCTTGACCGTTACCGCCAATTGCCGGAACAAATGCCCCTGACCTACCTCTGGGTCAATATCCCGGCTTACCAACTGACCGTGATGGATGGGGATAGTATTGCTTTCCGCTCAAAGGTGATCGTGGGTACGCCGAAGAACAGGACACCCGTATTGAATAGTGAAGTGGTGAACTTTATTACCTACCCGCAATGGACGGTACCTTATAGTATCATCTTTAAGGAGATGTTGCCAAAGATCCAGAAGGATATCAGGTACCTGGCAAAGCAGAACCTGATGGTAGTGGATAAGTATGATAGTGTGATCAATCCTGCCAATATTGATTGGTCAAAATTGAGCAAGACCAATTTTCCCTACCTGTTAAGGCAGCGCCAGGGGGATGATAATTCGCTGGGGGTAATGAAGTTCAATTTCCGCAATAAATATGCGGTTTACCTGCATGATACTAATGCCCGGGGCCTGTTCTCCCGTTCCTCCAGGGCCCTGAGCCATGGCTGTGTAAGGGTACAGGACTGGGAAAAGCTCTCCCATTTCCTGGTGAGGGACGATACCATTACCTACCATACCGACACCCTAAGGGCCTGGATCCAGCGCCAGGAGAAGCATGTAGTCAGCAATTTCCCGAGGGTGCCCATATTTATCCGCTATTTTACCGTGGAGGCTGTTGATGGGAAGATCAGGTTTTTTGAGGATATCTATGGCGAGGACCGGCTATTGGTAGAGCGTCATTTCCTATCCAAACCTATAAACTGATACTATGAAAATCCTGTCAAGATTAACCCTGGCCATTGGGCTGATGGCCCCGGTTGCCGGTCGTTCCCAGGATGGGAAGCTGGTAGATACCGGTTTTGCCAGTCCCCCGGCGGCCAAAAGAAAGGCCAATACCGCCAAGGTACAATATGGAACCGCCAGTTATTATGCTGCCAAGTTCAATGGCAGGAAAACTTCCAGTGGTGAACTATATGATAGCAAGAAGTTCACAGCTGCGCATAATGGTCTTCCGTTAGGCACATGGATAAAAGTAACGAACCTTCGTAACGGGCGAACTGTTGTAGTCAAGGTAAATGACCGTCTCCACCACAGGAATACCCGCCTGGTGGACCTTTCCGGGGCTGCTGCCGCCAAACTTGGCTACCTTAGCAGGGGCCTGACCAAGGTAAAAGTGGAAGTCCTGGGGAAGAAAAAGCCGGAAGCGGATAGCGGTGAGATGACGAATTAATAATTTTTGTTCTTCGAATCCGCGCTCTATTTTTGCGCCAGCATATAAACATTGCATTATGAAGAAAATTTTTATGTCATTGTTCGCGCTGTGCAGCATTTCAATTGTTGCATTCAGCCAGGACTATGAGTACAAAAAGCGTCCTGCTATTGGAATCCATTTCTTTGGAAACGACTTTCAAACCCCGCAGCGTATCAAAGAATCCTCATTAAGTGATGTTCTGGAAAATGGGGAATGGGCTAAATTCAACGAGCACAAATTTGGTTTTGGCGTTAACTACATGAAAGGCCTGACCAATACCTTCGATTTCTCTACAACCCTTGGCGTTTCCTTTGTGGATTACCCTGTACCCAACAGGACTTCCACTGGCAATAGCGAAGCCCTTTTCGAATGGGATGCCATGGTTCATGCCAAGATGGTTCCGGATAAATATTGGGTGAGCCCCTATCTTTCCGCAGGTATTGCCGCCTCTAAGTGGAAAGGTTATTGGGGAGCTATCGTGCCTGTTGGTGTTGGTCTCCAGGTGAACTTTTATGATGAAGCTTTCCTGCTGATCAATTCACAGTACCGCATGAAGGTTACCAATACCACCGCTAACCATTTCTACCACAGCATAGGTATTGCCGGTAATATCGGTAAGCCCAAACAGCCTAAGGTACTGCCTCCGCCTCCTCCGCCAATTGTACTGGATACGGATAAGGATGGCATTGTGGATTCAGTCGACGCTTGTCCTACTGAACCCGGACTGGTAGCCCTGAACGGTTGCCCTGACAAGGATAACGACGGTATAGCTGATAAAGATGATAAGTGTCCTGATGTTCCCGGTATCGCCCGCTACCAGGGTTGTCCTATTCCTGATAGTGATAACGATGGCGTGAACGATGAGGAAGACAAGTGTCCCCAGGTTGCCGGTCTGGCCCGTTACCAGGGTTGTCCTATTCCTGACCGTGATAATGATGGTGTGAACGATGAAGAAGACCGTTGTCCTGATATCGCCGGCCCTGCTGATAATGGCGGATGTCCCAAGCTGGAAACTTCGAAGTTCAACGCATCCAATGTTCAGTTTGTAACCGGTAGCGCTGCCCTGACTGCTGCTGCCAAGAAGGAACTGGATAAGGCTGCAAGGATCCTGAATGAAGAATACCCCCAGTTGAAGGTGGAGATCGGTGGTCATACCGATAATACCGGTAAGGCAGAACTTAACCAGACACTTAGCCAGAAGCGTGCTGAAGCTGTTAAAGCTTACCTCGTGAAGAAGGGTGTAGTTGCAGATCGCCTGAATGCTGTTGGTTATGGCCAGGATCAGCCGGTTGCCGATAACGCAAATGCTGCCGGTCGCGCCCAGAACCGTAGGGTTGAATTCAAAGTAAGCCAGTAATCCAAACTGGTCATCAGATAACTTAATCGGCTGTCCCGTTCTCCGGGGCAGCCGATTTTATTTGTGATATAATGAGCTGGATTTCCCGTTCCCCTAAAGGGTAACCGAACCTTTTCGGGTGCATTGTTTCAATACAAAATCTGTTACAGGAAGGAGAAAGGAGTTATGGGAACTGCCTGGTTCTTGGATTAATAAATAAAGTGTCAACCCAAATAGCAATGCCCCCAACTGGGGGCATTTGCCATGATTTTCAAGTAAGCTTTTGAATTCATTTAATTGATCCGGCCTGGATCATTCGCCGTTCTTCTTATCCTTTCCACCGAAGATTTTTTTGAATAGTCCTTTCTTCTTTTCTTCCTTAGGCGGCTCCTGGACGGCAGGCTTGTTGGTGGCTTTCTTTTCTTCCTTATTGTTGCCCTTGGCCTCTTTCAAAATATTCTCTTCTTCCGGATTGAGTTGGGATTCTACTGGTACATTGCTGGTGTCGGGAACGGAGAGGTAGTCATCTGCCTGGCCATTACCCTGGTCAACTCCCTCGGCACCGGGCGGTGGAGCCTGGTCAATGATATTCATGTAGTCGAACATGGTCTCGTTCCGCATTTGCTCGGGTTGGACAAACCTGGCCTCCTTATCAATACCCAGGGTCTTATCGGCATAAACCTTCTGGAAAAAATATTCCCAGATCGGCCTGGCGGCCTGGCCACCATAACCAAGGCCGCTTTCCAGCCTGATGAAGCGGTCATCGCAACCGATCCAGGTGCCGCCCAGCAACTGGGGGGTGAAACCTATGAACCAGGCATCGGCATTGTCGTTGGTGGTACCTGTTTTACCGCCCATTTCAGCGGCACCCAACCTGGCCCTTAGGCCTTTTGCAGTACCCATTTCAACGGGACCACCCAGCATCTTCACCATGGTATAGGCTGCAGCTTCGCTGATCACCTGGTTCATCTTAGGCTGGAAGGATTCCAGAACGTTGCCATTACGGTCTTCTATCCGCGTGATGTAAACGGGTTCAGTGCTGAAGCCCCTGTTGGCGAACATGGTATAGCCATAAAGCATCTCGTACATGGACAGGTCAACGGCGCCAAGGCAGATGGAAGGATAGGCTTCCATTTCCGTCTTGATATTGATATTGTGGAGGAAATCCACAAAACGCTTTGGTGTCACCTGCTTCATCAGGTAGGCTGTGGCACAGTTCAGGGAATAGGTAAGGGCGCTGGCCATGGAAACCGTATTGCCTTTACATTCTCCCTTGGCCGGTACCATACCAAAACCCGGGAAGTTCTGGGCCACGTTGGGCACTGGTGTTTCAGGGGTAAAGCCTGCCTCTTCAATGGCCTGGCAATACAGGAAGGGCTTGATGGAAGAACCCACCTGGCGCTTGGTATTGATATTAACGTGGTCGTACTTGTAGTTCTTGAAATCAATTCCCCCTACCCAGGCCTTCACCTCGCCGGTTATGGGATCCATCACCATAAAGGAGGTCTGCAACATCTGGCGGTGGTACTTGATGGAGTCCAGCGGGGTCATGATGGTGTCGAGTTCACGCTTGGAGTTCCAGGCAAATACCTTCATCTGGACCTTCTGCTTAAAACTGGCCCTGATCTCTTCGTCACTGGCGCCATCCTCCTTCATGTTTTCCCAGCGGTCGCTGTTTTTCATGGCTGATTCCAGCACATTATTGCGACCATTCCAAACGGCTCCCTTCTTCACAGATGACTGGGCGTTCAGGGCTTTTTGCAGTACAGGCATATGCTTGGCCACGGCCTCTTCGGCATACAATTGCATCCTGGGGTTGATGGTAGTATAGATCCTCAGGCCATCTTTGTAAATATCGTAAGGGTCGCCGGTAGCGGGATTGGTGTGTTCCTTACACCATTTCTTGATATCATCCCTCAGGACCTCCCTGAAATAGGGGGCGAGGCCGGCATTCTCATCCTGCTTCTTGTAGTTGAGGGCGATCGGCTTTAGCTTCAGTTCCTTACCCTTGGTTTCGGTGAGGTAGTTGTTCTTTACCATCTGGTCCAGCACCACATTCCTTCGGTTCACTGCAGCCTTCGGGTTCTTACGGGGATTGTAAATGGTATTGCCTTTCAGCATGCCCACCAGGACAGCGGCCTCTTCAACGTTGAGGCGGTCGGGTTCCTTCTGGAAAAAGGTAAGGGCCGCATTGCGGATACCATATACGTTCTCACCGAAGGGTACCGTATTCAGGTAGAGTGTCAGGATCTCTTCCTTCGTAAAATTCCTTTCCAGTTTGATGGCAATGATCCATTCCTTCAGTTTCTGGATCACCCTTGTGATCGGGTTCCTGGCCCTTTCCGAAAACATGTTCAGGGCGAGCTGCTGGGTAATGGTAGAACCACCGCCTTCGCGGCCCAGGAAGATCACCGCCCTGGCCACAGAACGGCCATCGATACCGGAATGGTCATAAAAGCGTTCGTCTTCGGTGGCCACCAGGGCATTGACAACATGCTTGGAAATATCATTATAGTCAACATTGCTCCTGTTGCCCCTATCGCGGTAGAACTTGCCCATCAGTGTGCCATCTGAGGCATACACTTCTGTTGCCTGAAGGACAGAAGGGTTCTCCAATTCGCTAAGGGATGGAAGCTTGCCGAAAATGCCAAAGTTGATCAGCAGCAGCAATAGTACGAAGGCTGCAAAACCCCAAAGGACAATTTTCCAGAAAACTTGTACGGTATGTTTCATATATGTCTCTCTCGTATGTTTTAAAGGCAAAAACCAGGCCCGAAAATATTAAAACTGATTGTTCCGCAATGGGTTAAGTTGGAAGTTACATTATTTGAACCGGTTCGGGAATACCTGCTCCAGGAACTCCTTATAGGCTTTCAGGTCCTTGCTGTTCATCAGGAGGGTAAGGTTCACCTCTGCCACCGGTAACAGGACATACTTGTCCTTCTTCAGCCAGGGGATGATCTCCTTGGTGGTGAGCGGATTGGCCTTCTCTATATAATCTATTGCTGCCTGTTCATTAGCGAAGCCGGTAATGGTCACCAGTTTGATGGTGTCTGTCAGGCTTGCAACAGCAGCGGGAAGTTTTTGGTTATAATAATTCTCCCTGTTGTAGCGGTCGAAAGCGTTCCTGGCCTCATTCACATAAACCGGGTCTACCTTATCCAGTACCAGGATCACCTGGTGCGGCTGGTTGGCGAACCTCGTGTAGGGCGATTTGGGGGCCAGTACCGGTGCTTCCTTTTTCAGCTTGGAACTATCAATGCCCACAGGCTTGGCCCTGGCAACCTCTACTTTTTTGGCTGCCTTGATCTCTGCCTCGGGAATGTAAACCTGCGGCTCTTCTTTCTTATTGGCGAGCTTTTCAGGCCCCACCTTTACTGCCTCAGCCGGTTTCTGGCCTTCTGCCTTCTTGATATTGGCGGCTTTGGGATCTGCTTTGGCAACGGGTTCCTCATCAAGGATAACCGGTGTATCCTCGGCCGGGCGCTCGATCTGAAGGTTCCTCAGGTAATCTTCGATCTCCTTCCTCCTGCCAATGACATCGATAAGGGTTTCTGCCTTAAGTGCCAGTGGGTGGTCGGGGAACTTGTTCCTCAATTGGGTGAGGGTCTCTATGGCAATGGTATCCGCCCCTGTCTTTACCTGGTAGATGGCCTCGATGTAAAGCAGTTGCGGGGTCCAGTAATGATCGCCATAGAGGCTGTCGGCCTTTTGCTTATTGCCGATGGCATTGGTGAAATCCCCTTCAATGTATTGGTTATAGATCTCAGTATAGGTTTTCGTTGCCGCCTCAACCTGTGCACTGTCTGCCTTCTGGACGGCAACAGGGTCCTGTGCCATTTGCTGGAAACGGGTGCCGGGATAGGATTTGTTCATGAGTTCCATGACCCTGGCTGCGTCTGCGTTCCTTCCTAATTGTTTATAGCAAAAGTGGAGGTTGTACAATACTTCCGCTTCCCTGTTATTGGCGGGGAACCTTGCCAGCAGCCCTTCATAGGTCTGGATGGCCAGGTCATAGTCCTCCATCCCATCCTGTAAGGCTAGCCCCAACTGGAATTGGGCCATCAGGATGGAATCATTGGAAACCTGCATTTGCTCAGGGGTAAGGGGGATCTTGCTTTCCAGGCCTTCCATACTCAGTTCATCCACCGGTGTGGGTTCCTGCTGTAAGGCTTCTGTTGAAGGGGTCTCTTTTTGGAAAGTGGCATTGGAAATACTGGCTGCCCTTCTCCAGTTATCAA is drawn from Flavihumibacter rivuli and contains these coding sequences:
- a CDS encoding penicillin-binding protein 1A, which encodes MKHTVQVFWKIVLWGFAAFVLLLLLINFGIFGKLPSLSELENPSVLQATEVYASDGTLMGKFYRDRGNRSNVDYNDISKHVVNALVATEDERFYDHSGIDGRSVARAVIFLGREGGGSTITQQLALNMFSERARNPITRVIQKLKEWIIAIKLERNFTKEEILTLYLNTVPFGENVYGIRNAALTFFQKEPDRLNVEEAAVLVGMLKGNTIYNPRKNPKAAVNRRNVVLDQMVKNNYLTETKGKELKLKPIALNYKKQDENAGLAPYFREVLRDDIKKWCKEHTNPATGDPYDIYKDGLRIYTTINPRMQLYAEEAVAKHMPVLQKALNAQSSVKKGAVWNGRNNVLESAMKNSDRWENMKEDGASDEEIRASFKQKVQMKVFAWNSKRELDTIMTPLDSIKYHRQMLQTSFMVMDPITGEVKAWVGGIDFKNYKYDHVNINTKRQVGSSIKPFLYCQAIEEAGFTPETPVPNVAQNFPGFGMVPAKGECKGNTVSMASALTYSLNCATAYLMKQVTPKRFVDFLHNINIKTEMEAYPSICLGAVDLSMYEMLYGYTMFANRGFSTEPVYITRIEDRNGNVLESFQPKMNQVISEAAAYTMVKMLGGPVEMGTAKGLRARLGAAEMGGKTGTTNDNADAWFIGFTPQLLGGTWIGCDDRFIRLESGLGYGGQAARPIWEYFFQKVYADKTLGIDKEARFVQPEQMRNETMFDYMNIIDQAPPPGAEGVDQGNGQADDYLSVPDTSNVPVESQLNPEEENILKEAKGNNKEEKKATNKPAVQEPPKEEKKKGLFKKIFGGKDKKNGE
- the ddpX gene encoding D-alanyl-D-alanine dipeptidase produces the protein MYNIIIRYQLSLLAILFLSTPVIGQSVSAYGVPVWKDAKKYREVARADSNHLMVNLAKAIPGLPFDLRYATENNFTGKKLYPGKPATSYLRLPAARALAKIQSSLMEKGYSLKVFDAYRPYSATVVMWELVRDERYAANPAKGSGHNRGLAIDLTIINNRNGKELDMGTGFDNFTDTAHHSFTNLPQEVIQNRKLLREVMETNGFKALETEWWHYYWPNDRNYPIMDIGFGKLH
- a CDS encoding OmpA family protein, giving the protein MKKIFMSLFALCSISIVAFSQDYEYKKRPAIGIHFFGNDFQTPQRIKESSLSDVLENGEWAKFNEHKFGFGVNYMKGLTNTFDFSTTLGVSFVDYPVPNRTSTGNSEALFEWDAMVHAKMVPDKYWVSPYLSAGIAASKWKGYWGAIVPVGVGLQVNFYDEAFLLINSQYRMKVTNTTANHFYHSIGIAGNIGKPKQPKVLPPPPPPIVLDTDKDGIVDSVDACPTEPGLVALNGCPDKDNDGIADKDDKCPDVPGIARYQGCPIPDSDNDGVNDEEDKCPQVAGLARYQGCPIPDRDNDGVNDEEDRCPDIAGPADNGGCPKLETSKFNASNVQFVTGSAALTAAAKKELDKAARILNEEYPQLKVEIGGHTDNTGKAELNQTLSQKRAEAVKAYLVKKGVVADRLNAVGYGQDQPVADNANAAGRAQNRRVEFKVSQ
- a CDS encoding septal ring lytic transglycosylase RlpA family protein; the protein is MKILSRLTLAIGLMAPVAGRSQDGKLVDTGFASPPAAKRKANTAKVQYGTASYYAAKFNGRKTSSGELYDSKKFTAAHNGLPLGTWIKVTNLRNGRTVVVKVNDRLHHRNTRLVDLSGAAAAKLGYLSRGLTKVKVEVLGKKKPEADSGEMTN
- a CDS encoding L,D-transpeptidase family protein; translation: MKKCLPALLIVSGLAFLFACGNPSGSQPPEEVVIVKEPEQAEAKAHEQIRDLVSYLDEEKGKLNDSVRLPNYALLSTIYEENNYQPLWSEGDRWKPSGDSLFFMISKAKLFGLFPSDYHLPALLAIRNKIVTDTLARKNIALWCRADLLLSDGFLQMARHLKQGHLQRDSVTLRNDSLINDDFYLQQLRSSLSSGNIVGVLESLEPVHPDYKAIRAALPAFLDSVKFREYTYIQYPNKDSIALVQQVAQRLQESGLLNPSWEISDSTTFFNAVRSYQKSKGIRTTGRVGDQTVKSLNSTDWDKFRRIAVNLDRYRQLPEQMPLTYLWVNIPAYQLTVMDGDSIAFRSKVIVGTPKNRTPVLNSEVVNFITYPQWTVPYSIIFKEMLPKIQKDIRYLAKQNLMVVDKYDSVINPANIDWSKLSKTNFPYLLRQRQGDDNSLGVMKFNFRNKYAVYLHDTNARGLFSRSSRALSHGCVRVQDWEKLSHFLVRDDTITYHTDTLRAWIQRQEKHVVSNFPRVPIFIRYFTVEAVDGKIRFFEDIYGEDRLLVERHFLSKPIN